The nucleotide window CTTGTATAGTCTTACCTCCATCTCACATCACCCTCTTTATGAGTTCACCTAAGTCTGGTATCTTGAATGCGAAGTTGAGCCCTGCTGCCCTCAGGTCGAGCTTCCCCTCCTCGACGAAGAGTAAGGTTCCCTCCCTCATTACCTTGAAGGTAGGTCTCGTACCCCTCAACGTGTCGGTTGTGAACCACCCGGTATACATGGAGGTGTCGCCAATCGCCAGCATCCTGTCCCCTAGTCTCCTGACCATCAGTACCTCCTTACCGAACAGCCTGGGGACGCACTGGGAGAGGCAGTAGACCAACCCCTCTGGCCTCTCAAAGTCGCTGAGCTCCCTCACAACCTCGACGTCAACCACGTTACCTGACCTCATTTTCCCCCTCCCGACGAGGATCTTCTTAGAGGCCTTGACCACGTCCAAGACCTCTCCTGGGGAGGCAAGAGCCCACATCTCCATAACCTTTTTGTACTCGTAGGCGAACAGCATGCCGTGGTGAGAGGAGCCAGTCCTTTTGTCTATTGCGACGTGCATGTTCACAATGGACTCTGAATGGAACTCCTTGTACTTGTTCTTCCCGTTCTCGTTTTTCTCGTAGAGGACGATCGTACCAACCTTGGGCTTCATGTCCTTCACCCTGTTTGATAGGATGTTTAGGAGACCCTTCTCGTCCTTGACCCCCTTCATCTCCTCCTCTACACGTCGGAGGATGCCTTGTTCCTCCTCGAACCCCTCAGACTTCCTACCGCTCGCTGGGGAGAAGTAGTGGGCTGGCGCTCCCCTAGCAGGGTAGGCGGGGGAGGCGTAGAAGTCGACGGGTACCCTCTTCTTCTGCTGGTAGAACTCGTTGAGGATTGCACCCCTCAACGTGGTGGAGGGTATGTAACTAGAGGTCGCGAAGTAGTAGTTCAGGACCCTCCTCATCTGGGTCACTACGTAATCCCCTTTTACCTTAAGCTTGAGTAACGCGTAGTCTGTCATCTAATCACCCCACAGGAAATTGGAGAGAGAGCTAAGTACCGTCTTGAGCTCATTGTCGCAGGAGGTTGACTTACATATTTGCTCCGGGTTAGTCACCTTTAGGTCCACCATACCGTTCCTTCCGAACCTCCACAGCCTTAAGGACAGGAGAGAGTACAGTAGTAACTTGAAGAGCCTTGGGTCCTCGCAGGTGTAGTTCAGGGTAGCCTTAAACTGAAAGCCCGGTCTCAACACCTCTTGGGTGAACAGGGACCCCTCCTTCGCCTTTTGGGTTTTATCCTCTATGGCCACCCTGGTCAGGAGGTACTTCTCTAGTTGAACCCCCTCCACCTCTACGTAAAAGCAGCTCTCCCCGCTCCCCGGGTAACCGAAGAGCTTGCAGACGTCACAAGGCCCACTGGCGTGTTTACTCCTCATCATGTCCGGGTTCACCTCCGAGCACGCTGTGAAGTTGCTCGGAGTATACCTCGACACCGCTGTCCTCAATGCCCCCTTCACGGAGGAGGGTGGTATACCCAGTTCGTTGAAGGGTACGTCCACTGCTCCGACTTTGCTCCCCCCAGCTATTGTCAAAGCTGAAAGGGACTTGAAGATGACCTCGACCTTAATCACGTTGACCACCTTGCGTACCTACCCTGAAGTTCTTCAGGGCGAAGTAGTAGTCCAGAATAGGGAACTGTCCTCCTCTCCCTACATCCTTCAGCAACATCTTAAGCACCTCCCTGTCGTCCGGGTCGTCAGTCCTAACCATTGTCCTCAAGGCGTAAGCCACCACGTCGTAGTAGTCTGGCTTAACTTGGGAG belongs to Metallosphaera tengchongensis and includes:
- a CDS encoding RAMP superfamily CRISPR-associated protein, translated to MTDYALLKLKVKGDYVVTQMRRVLNYYFATSSYIPSTTLRGAILNEFYQQKKRVPVDFYASPAYPARGAPAHYFSPASGRKSEGFEEEQGILRRVEEEMKGVKDEKGLLNILSNRVKDMKPKVGTIVLYEKNENGKNKYKEFHSESIVNMHVAIDKRTGSSHHGMLFAYEYKKVMEMWALASPGEVLDVVKASKKILVGRGKMRSGNVVDVEVVRELSDFERPEGLVYCLSQCVPRLFGKEVLMVRRLGDRMLAIGDTSMYTGWFTTDTLRGTRPTFKVMREGTLLFVEEGKLDLRAAGLNFAFKIPDLGELIKRVM
- a CDS encoding RAMP superfamily CRISPR-associated protein, coding for MIKVEVIFKSLSALTIAGGSKVGAVDVPFNELGIPPSSVKGALRTAVSRYTPSNFTACSEVNPDMMRSKHASGPCDVCKLFGYPGSGESCFYVEVEGVQLEKYLLTRVAIEDKTQKAKEGSLFTQEVLRPGFQFKATLNYTCEDPRLFKLLLYSLLSLRLWRFGRNGMVDLKVTNPEQICKSTSCDNELKTVLSSLSNFLWGD